Proteins co-encoded in one Opitutus terrae PB90-1 genomic window:
- a CDS encoding vitamin B12 dependent-methionine synthase activation domain-containing protein, whose translation MSTDSSLRAGSQFLVIGERTNITGSPKFAKALKAGDWDACLAIARQQVESGANLIDINVDEALIDGEATMVKLLNLIAAEPEIARVPVMLDSSKWSVLEAGLKCLQGKGVVNSISLKDGEDEFLRRARLIRRYGAAAVVMAFDERGQAATCDEKVRICTRAYHLLVERASFPPEDIIFDPNILTVATGIEEHNNYAVDFFDATRIIKRTLAHAKVSGGVSNVSFSFRGNNPVREAIHTVFLYHAIQAGLDMAIVNAGMLGVYEEIPPDLRALAEDVLLNRRPDATERLVKFADELKAASTSSSENQKSKSENADAWRSAPVEERLKHALVKGIDTFIEADTEEARANSARYPRPLAIIEGPLMDGMRVVGDLFGAGKMFLPQVVKSARVMKKSVAYLTPFMEEEKRRHIAAGGTARPNGRVLLATVKGDVHDIGKNIVGVVLACNNYEVTDLGVMVPAEKILATARERQADLVGLSGLITPSLDEMVHVAKELTREGFSQPLLIGGATTSAAHTAVKIAPEYAPGVLHVLDASRVVNVVSALLSTEKKSDYLAENSAKQQRQREEFAARRTRQPLLSLEQARARKPVFDWATVDIPRPEFFGTRVFSTDVTTPGAATSPSRHASRRDEGVASPGHTPSSQLSALGSQLSALSLADIVPFIDWGPFFSAWELRGRFPEILQDPTVGAEATKLYEDAQRLLARIVAEKRYTAKAVLGFWPANAVGDDIEIYADETRSRVLTRFHQLRQQLNKPANQFNHCLADYIAPRNSGRIDYLGGFAVTAGHGVEQLAAEFKAAHDDYSAIIAQALGDRLAEALAELMHKRARDFCGFGRTENLSMADIIREKYRGIRPAPGYPACPDHTEKPILFTLLDAAAATGISLTESCAMTPASSVSGWYFNHPEAKYFGVGKLGRDQVEEYAQRKGQTLAEAERWLGPYLDYEP comes from the coding sequence TTTGCGAAGGCGCTCAAGGCCGGCGACTGGGACGCCTGCCTTGCCATCGCCCGTCAGCAGGTCGAGAGCGGCGCCAACCTCATCGACATCAACGTCGACGAGGCGCTGATCGATGGCGAAGCGACGATGGTGAAGTTGCTCAACCTCATCGCCGCCGAACCGGAGATCGCGCGGGTGCCGGTGATGCTCGACTCCTCCAAGTGGTCGGTGCTCGAGGCCGGACTGAAATGTCTGCAGGGCAAAGGCGTCGTAAACTCGATCTCGCTGAAGGACGGCGAGGACGAGTTCCTGCGCCGCGCGCGACTCATCCGCCGCTACGGTGCGGCCGCCGTCGTCATGGCGTTCGATGAGCGCGGGCAGGCCGCGACGTGCGACGAGAAGGTGCGGATCTGCACCCGCGCTTATCACCTGCTTGTCGAGCGCGCGAGCTTCCCGCCGGAAGACATCATCTTCGATCCCAACATCCTCACCGTCGCGACCGGCATTGAGGAGCACAACAACTACGCCGTCGATTTCTTCGACGCCACGCGGATCATCAAGCGCACACTGGCGCACGCGAAGGTCTCCGGGGGCGTGTCGAACGTCTCATTCTCGTTTCGCGGCAACAATCCGGTGCGCGAGGCGATCCACACGGTCTTTCTCTACCACGCGATCCAGGCCGGGCTCGACATGGCGATCGTCAACGCCGGCATGCTCGGCGTCTACGAGGAAATTCCCCCGGACCTGCGCGCACTCGCCGAAGACGTGTTGTTGAACCGGCGGCCTGACGCGACCGAGCGGCTCGTGAAGTTTGCCGACGAACTGAAAGCCGCTTCGACGAGTTCAAGCGAAAACCAAAAATCAAAAAGCGAAAATGCCGACGCCTGGCGCAGCGCCCCGGTCGAGGAGCGGCTCAAGCACGCGCTCGTGAAGGGCATCGACACGTTCATCGAAGCCGACACGGAGGAGGCCCGCGCCAACAGCGCACGTTACCCGCGGCCGCTCGCGATCATCGAGGGACCATTGATGGACGGCATGCGCGTGGTCGGCGACCTTTTCGGCGCCGGGAAAATGTTTTTGCCGCAGGTGGTGAAGTCCGCCCGCGTGATGAAGAAATCCGTCGCGTACCTCACTCCGTTCATGGAGGAGGAAAAACGCCGGCACATCGCGGCTGGTGGCACCGCCCGGCCCAACGGTCGCGTGCTGCTCGCCACCGTGAAGGGCGACGTCCACGACATCGGCAAGAACATCGTCGGCGTCGTGCTCGCGTGCAACAACTACGAGGTCACCGACCTCGGCGTAATGGTGCCGGCGGAAAAGATTCTCGCCACCGCGCGCGAGCGGCAGGCGGATCTCGTCGGGCTTTCCGGGCTGATCACGCCGTCGCTCGACGAGATGGTACACGTCGCGAAGGAACTGACGCGCGAAGGCTTTTCGCAACCGCTGCTGATCGGTGGCGCCACCACGAGCGCCGCACACACTGCCGTGAAAATTGCGCCCGAATACGCGCCGGGAGTGCTCCACGTGCTCGACGCGTCGCGCGTCGTCAACGTCGTGAGTGCGCTGCTCTCGACGGAAAAGAAGTCCGACTATCTCGCAGAGAACTCCGCGAAACAGCAACGGCAGCGCGAGGAATTCGCCGCGCGGCGCACCCGCCAGCCGCTGCTCTCGCTCGAGCAGGCTCGCGCCCGCAAGCCCGTCTTCGACTGGGCCACCGTCGATATCCCGCGACCCGAGTTCTTCGGTACCCGCGTATTCTCCACCGACGTCACCACGCCTGGAGCCGCGACGTCCCCGTCGCGGCATGCGTCCCGACGCGACGAGGGCGTCGCGTCCCCAGGGCACACTCCTAGCTCTCAGCTCTCAGCTCTAGGCTCTCAGCTCTCAGCTCTCAGCCTGGCCGACATCGTCCCCTTCATCGATTGGGGCCCGTTCTTCTCCGCGTGGGAGCTGCGCGGCCGGTTTCCCGAGATCCTGCAGGACCCGACGGTCGGCGCCGAAGCCACCAAGCTCTACGAGGACGCGCAGCGACTGCTCGCGCGAATTGTGGCGGAGAAGCGCTACACCGCGAAGGCGGTGCTCGGGTTCTGGCCCGCGAACGCGGTCGGCGATGACATCGAAATCTACGCCGACGAAACCCGCAGCCGCGTGCTTACCCGTTTCCATCAGCTGCGCCAGCAACTCAACAAGCCTGCCAACCAGTTCAACCATTGCCTCGCCGACTACATTGCGCCGCGCAACAGTGGGCGCATCGATTACCTGGGCGGCTTCGCCGTGACCGCCGGACATGGCGTCGAGCAGCTCGCCGCGGAGTTCAAAGCGGCGCACGACGATTATTCCGCGATCATCGCGCAGGCGCTCGGGGACCGATTGGCCGAGGCGCTGGCCGAGCTCATGCACAAACGCGCGCGGGACTTTTGCGGATTTGGTCGAACGGAAAACCTCTCGATGGCCGACATTATCCGCGAAAAATACCGCGGCATCCGGCCGGCTCCCGGCTATCCCGCGTGCCCGGACCACACCGAGAAGCCGATCCTGTTCACGCTGCTCGACGCCGCTGCGGCGACGGGCATTTCGCTCACCGAAAGCTGCGCCATGACGCCTGCGAGCAGCGTGAGCGGCTGGTATTTCAATCATCCCGAGGCGAAATACTTCGGCGTCGGCAAGCTCGGTCGCGATCAAGTGGAGGAGTATGCCCAACGCAAAGGCCAGACGCTCGCGGAGGCCGAGCGCTGGCTTGGGCCATATCTCGATTACGAGCCGTAA
- a CDS encoding HAD family hydrolase, whose product MDVVVLDLDGTLLRSDKTISQRASAVLRRLKDMGQTLVFATARPPRAVKAVLPAEFAMDYLVCYNGALVLQQGCVRSECAIPAADVRRIFTRLEKNAPCTACGFEHEDQLFVRGSFDRHFSTEFCTPMLPGGPCERSSPKVLVDLAGLDFAAFLGVLPASCYALCTDGGGLCQIMPAGATKESGVAAVLRELGVGFEHVVCFGDDHNDVPLFQRAGCAVAMANAVPELKAIAHAVTGSNDEDGVAEFLEQRYAVNGVSEWCSPAR is encoded by the coding sequence ATGGACGTGGTCGTGCTGGATCTGGACGGGACGCTGCTCCGCAGCGACAAGACGATCTCGCAGCGCGCGAGCGCGGTGTTGCGCCGGTTGAAGGACATGGGTCAGACGCTCGTCTTCGCGACGGCGCGGCCGCCGCGCGCGGTGAAGGCGGTGCTGCCGGCGGAGTTTGCGATGGACTATCTCGTCTGCTACAACGGCGCGCTGGTGCTGCAGCAGGGCTGCGTGCGGAGCGAATGCGCAATTCCCGCGGCCGACGTGCGTCGGATCTTCACCCGGCTGGAGAAGAACGCGCCCTGCACCGCCTGCGGTTTCGAACATGAAGACCAGCTTTTCGTGCGCGGGAGTTTCGACCGGCATTTTTCGACGGAGTTTTGCACACCCATGCTACCGGGGGGGCCGTGTGAGCGGAGCTCGCCGAAGGTGCTCGTCGATTTGGCAGGACTGGATTTCGCGGCGTTCCTGGGCGTGCTACCGGCGAGCTGTTACGCGCTGTGCACCGACGGTGGCGGACTGTGCCAAATCATGCCGGCGGGCGCGACGAAAGAGAGCGGTGTGGCCGCAGTGCTGCGCGAGCTCGGCGTCGGTTTCGAGCACGTCGTGTGCTTTGGCGACGATCACAACGACGTGCCGCTGTTCCAGCGCGCCGGCTGCGCCGTGGCGATGGCGAATGCGGTGCCGGAATTGAAAGCGATCGCGCATGCGGTGACCGGCTCCAACGACGAGGACGGCGTAGCGGAGTTTCTCGAGCAGCGGTATGCGGTGAACGGCGTTTCGGAGTGGTGTAGCCCCGCTCGTTGA
- a CDS encoding endonuclease/exonuclease/phosphatase family protein — translation MSATPRLDFLLRALAAAALFFTTLSSLRAASTDRTTATAPLALRVMSFNLRFASPQPPHAWPERRPIMQHVIEQTAPDLIGTQEGLYTQLRDLAADLPAYEWIGLGREGGSRGEFMAVFYRRERFEPVAFDHFWLSDTPDVIGSMTWGNNYRRMVTWVRFRERASGREFYFWNTHFDHEVETARQKAAILIRDRLAQLDASVPLLLVGDFNCAAGNSPAYETLTREAGLTDTWTAATARVNEGFNTFHNYEPPRHDGVRIDWILARTPSAVPRAEIVTYRENGQTPSDHFPVLADVQF, via the coding sequence ATGTCCGCCACCCCTCGCCTCGACTTTCTCCTTCGCGCGCTCGCCGCGGCTGCGCTGTTCTTTACGACGCTCAGCAGCCTGCGCGCCGCATCGACTGATCGCACGACCGCGACCGCTCCGCTCGCGCTGCGCGTGATGTCCTTCAACCTTCGCTTCGCCAGCCCGCAGCCGCCCCACGCCTGGCCCGAGCGCCGGCCGATCATGCAGCACGTCATCGAGCAGACCGCGCCCGACCTCATCGGCACGCAGGAAGGACTCTATACCCAGCTCCGCGACCTGGCCGCCGATCTGCCCGCCTACGAGTGGATCGGGTTGGGCCGCGAGGGCGGCAGCCGGGGAGAATTCATGGCGGTGTTTTATCGACGCGAGCGGTTTGAGCCGGTCGCGTTCGATCACTTCTGGCTCTCCGATACGCCCGACGTGATCGGTTCGATGACCTGGGGAAACAATTACCGCCGAATGGTGACGTGGGTGCGATTTCGCGAGCGCGCCAGCGGCCGCGAGTTCTATTTCTGGAACACGCATTTCGATCACGAGGTGGAGACTGCCCGGCAGAAAGCCGCCATCCTGATCCGCGATCGGCTCGCGCAGCTCGACGCATCCGTGCCGCTCCTGCTCGTCGGCGATTTCAACTGTGCCGCGGGAAACAGCCCCGCCTACGAAACGCTCACCCGTGAAGCAGGTCTCACCGACACGTGGACGGCGGCCACGGCGCGGGTGAACGAAGGGTTCAACACGTTTCACAATTACGAGCCGCCGCGGCACGATGGCGTGCGCATCGATTGGATCCTCGCCCGCACGCCCTCCGCTGTGCCGCGCGCGGAAATCGTCACCTATCGCGAAAACGGCCAGACCCCCAGCGATCATTTCCCGGTCCTGGCCGACGTACAGTTTTAG
- a CDS encoding SDR family oxidoreductase, whose translation MAPRPTHALPKHEVVVITGGSAGVGRAVAQRFAREGAWIGLLARDPARLEDAKREIESLGGKAVIHAGDVADPAAHEAIADLVEQTFGAIDIWINNAMTSVYSMIHEMPPEEFRRVTDVTYLGVVYGTQSALRRMRARDRGMIVQVGSTLAYRSIAFQSAYCAAKHAVRGFTNSLRSELKHDRLKIGLTMVQLPAVNTPQFLWARNRLSQAAKPPAPIYQPEVAAEAIWWAAHHRRREVYVGYKTSLGIKLNKLIPAFLDRFLGKRSFGEAQRTRDPRQPDNLWRPAKGLYAARGPYVAEAQSGSLHLTISKHRSAWLWAFVGMASAVAFAWRRKNPSRGPVWNRR comes from the coding sequence ATGGCTCCTCGCCCAACTCACGCACTCCCCAAGCACGAGGTGGTTGTCATCACCGGAGGATCAGCTGGTGTGGGCCGCGCCGTGGCGCAACGGTTCGCCCGCGAAGGGGCGTGGATCGGGCTGCTGGCCCGTGATCCGGCGCGGCTGGAGGATGCCAAACGCGAGATCGAATCGCTCGGCGGCAAAGCCGTCATCCACGCGGGCGACGTGGCCGATCCGGCGGCGCACGAAGCCATCGCGGACTTGGTCGAACAAACCTTCGGGGCCATCGACATCTGGATCAACAACGCGATGACCTCCGTGTATTCAATGATCCACGAGATGCCGCCCGAGGAGTTTCGGCGCGTGACCGACGTGACCTACCTCGGCGTGGTCTATGGCACGCAGTCGGCATTGCGGCGCATGCGCGCGCGCGATCGGGGCATGATCGTGCAGGTCGGATCCACGCTGGCGTATCGGAGCATTGCGTTTCAATCGGCGTATTGCGCGGCGAAACATGCCGTGCGCGGGTTTACCAATTCACTCCGCTCGGAACTGAAGCATGACCGGCTGAAGATCGGTCTGACGATGGTTCAGTTGCCCGCGGTGAACACGCCGCAATTCCTCTGGGCCCGGAACCGGCTGTCGCAAGCGGCGAAACCACCGGCACCGATCTACCAGCCAGAAGTCGCCGCGGAGGCGATCTGGTGGGCGGCGCATCACCGACGGCGCGAAGTTTATGTCGGCTACAAGACGTCGCTCGGGATCAAGTTGAACAAACTCATCCCGGCGTTTCTCGACCGATTCCTGGGAAAGCGCTCATTTGGCGAAGCCCAGCGGACGCGCGATCCGCGCCAGCCCGACAATCTGTGGCGGCCGGCGAAGGGACTCTATGCGGCGCGGGGGCCCTACGTTGCCGAAGCGCAGTCCGGCTCGCTGCATCTCACCATTTCCAAGCACCGCTCCGCCTGGCTGTGGGCGTTTGTCGGGATGGCGAGTGCAGTGGCGTTTGCGTGGCGGCGCAAAAACCCGAGTCGCGGCCCGGTGTGGAACCGCCGATAA
- a CDS encoding endo-1,4-beta-xylanase, with protein sequence MSESIGSHVRQAAAMCSKPTPNRRRRTMTRSLGALVGGLMALVVATPWLRAADDVEADRESIRRHRMGTLVVHTVPGATVQVEQVKHEFWFGAALANQAFDGRMPAADRERYLATFLENFNAAVTENALKWMAMEPKRGERDYATVDAILAWADQHEVPLRGHNLYWGVPKWTQAWIKELDDAMLRQTIEERARDIGRRYRGRFAEYDLNNEMIHGNYYADRLGPRVTLDMAQWIKAEDPSARLFVNDYDILTGRRLADYLAHIRELLAMGVPIDGIGVQGHLHGDTFDAAALRSALDELAQFHLPIRVTEFNFPGQRSKFYQQRELAITAEEEDAKGRAIADYYRICFAHPAVDGVLMWGYWEGANWIPQASLYKQDWKPTPALKAYRDLVFGEWWTRWEGKADESGRCVVPAFFGRHLVRAAGQQRQVELAKRHGIATVDFR encoded by the coding sequence GTGAGCGAATCCATCGGCAGCCACGTGCGTCAGGCGGCTGCGATGTGCTCCAAACCTACCCCAAACCGCCGGCGGCGTACGATGACGCGGTCGCTCGGCGCGCTCGTCGGCGGACTGATGGCATTGGTCGTGGCAACGCCCTGGCTGCGTGCGGCAGACGATGTCGAGGCTGACCGGGAATCGATCCGGCGGCACCGGATGGGTACGCTGGTGGTGCACACCGTGCCCGGAGCGACGGTGCAGGTGGAGCAGGTGAAGCACGAATTCTGGTTCGGCGCGGCGCTGGCGAACCAGGCCTTCGATGGCCGGATGCCCGCAGCCGATCGCGAACGCTACCTCGCGACGTTTTTGGAAAACTTTAACGCGGCCGTCACCGAAAACGCGCTGAAATGGATGGCGATGGAGCCGAAGCGCGGCGAGCGGGACTACGCGACGGTCGATGCGATTCTCGCCTGGGCTGATCAGCATGAGGTACCGCTGCGCGGTCACAACCTCTACTGGGGCGTGCCGAAATGGACGCAGGCATGGATCAAGGAGCTCGATGACGCGATGCTGCGACAGACCATCGAGGAACGCGCACGGGACATCGGCCGGCGTTATCGCGGCCGGTTTGCCGAGTACGATCTCAACAACGAGATGATCCACGGCAATTACTATGCCGACCGGCTCGGGCCGCGCGTCACGCTCGACATGGCGCAATGGATCAAGGCCGAGGACCCGTCCGCGCGGCTGTTCGTCAACGATTATGACATTCTCACCGGCCGTCGGTTGGCGGACTACCTGGCGCACATCCGCGAGCTGTTGGCCATGGGCGTGCCGATCGACGGCATCGGGGTGCAGGGACATTTGCACGGCGATACGTTCGACGCGGCGGCACTGCGGAGCGCGCTCGACGAACTGGCGCAGTTTCACCTGCCGATCCGGGTGACGGAGTTCAACTTTCCCGGTCAGCGTTCGAAGTTCTACCAGCAACGCGAACTCGCGATCACCGCCGAGGAAGAAGACGCCAAGGGCAGGGCGATCGCGGACTACTATCGAATCTGCTTCGCGCATCCTGCCGTCGACGGCGTCCTGATGTGGGGCTACTGGGAAGGGGCGAACTGGATCCCGCAGGCCTCGCTCTACAAACAGGATTGGAAGCCGACTCCGGCGCTGAAGGCCTACCGCGATCTCGTGTTCGGAGAGTGGTGGACACGTTGGGAGGGGAAGGCCGACGAAAGCGGACGGTGCGTCGTGCCAGCGTTTTTCGGACGGCACCTAGTCCGCGCCGCGGGCCAGCAGAGGCAGGTCGAGCTGGCGAAGCGGCACGGGATCGCGACCGTGGACTTTCGCTAA
- a CDS encoding HNH endonuclease produces MEAALDQPVLVLNRLWQAVNVIGARRAFGLLARGHAQVVHHHEDDFRTFALLDWIDFSTHNPPIAELETVRTPTRTIRLPRVILLTFFDKLPCKELKLTRNNIFERDKNTCQYCGRIFPREQLNLDHVIPRDYGGKTTWENIVCSCVKCNTKKANRLPHEAHLRLIRKPSRPKWRPVISLVLGTQHREMWKDFLDLAYWNVELDE; encoded by the coding sequence ATGGAAGCCGCGCTCGACCAACCCGTGCTGGTGTTGAACCGCCTGTGGCAGGCGGTGAACGTCATCGGCGCGCGCCGCGCGTTCGGCTTGCTGGCGCGCGGGCATGCGCAGGTGGTGCATCACCACGAGGATGATTTCCGCACGTTTGCGCTGCTGGACTGGATCGATTTCTCGACGCACAACCCGCCGATCGCCGAACTCGAGACGGTGCGCACGCCGACGCGCACGATCCGTCTGCCGCGCGTCATTCTGCTGACGTTCTTCGACAAGCTCCCCTGCAAGGAGCTGAAGCTGACGCGCAACAACATCTTCGAGCGCGACAAGAACACCTGCCAGTATTGCGGTCGGATCTTCCCGCGCGAACAGCTGAACCTGGATCACGTGATCCCGCGCGATTACGGAGGCAAGACGACTTGGGAGAACATCGTTTGCTCGTGTGTGAAGTGTAACACGAAGAAGGCGAATCGGCTTCCGCACGAGGCGCACCTGCGGCTCATCCGCAAGCCCTCGCGGCCGAAGTGGCGGCCGGTGATCTCGCTCGTGCTCGGCACCCAGCACCGGGAGATGTGGAAGGACTTCCTCGATCTCGCTTACTGGAACGTCGAACTCGACGAGTGA
- a CDS encoding DEAD/DEAH box helicase produces MEKRPFAELGLSPEILRAVDKMGFEEAAPIQAAVIPTVLGGRDVVGVSSTGSGKTVAFAIPALERVDPKLRAVQVLVLCPTRELAVQVAEEMGHLAQFKRGIMGVPIYGGQSYERQYRALAAGSQVVIGTPGRVMDHMERGTLKLGALKLVVLDEADRMLDMGFREDIEKILSAVPVPRQLLFFSATMPRPIQELIKRTARDPAWIKIEAVAQNAPQVEQIYFEVDRRSKLEALTRLIDVHDFRYGIVFCSTKVMVDDLDEHLHARGYAVDRLHGDLSQTQRDRVMDKFRRRGFEFLIATDVAARGLDVDDLEVVFNYDLPNDAEDYTHRIGRTGRAGKSGRAFTFVSGQEIYKLQAMVRWAKLDLRRGRLPSLDEVEEARTNVFFEKIRAALEAKEFKPHDRMIDRLLDQGYASTDICSALIHLLQGGSTGTPAAVHESAKASAAAPDWARRKSAPESRTAFPSEAGEIRPSPKASSFAKPTPDKTADGLPALAGRKKQKYARPPRTGAEPGMSPVVLNVGREHQVTPADIVGKIAGVTRLAASIVGAIDIHERHTLVDVAENAVPVVIKKLAGIRLKGVALAPVLPTTTGPT; encoded by the coding sequence ATGGAAAAACGTCCCTTTGCTGAACTTGGGCTGTCGCCGGAGATTCTCCGCGCCGTGGACAAGATGGGTTTCGAGGAGGCGGCACCGATCCAGGCCGCGGTGATTCCGACCGTGCTCGGCGGGCGGGACGTCGTCGGAGTGTCGTCGACGGGTTCGGGAAAGACGGTGGCGTTTGCGATTCCCGCACTCGAGCGCGTGGATCCCAAGCTTCGCGCGGTGCAGGTGCTCGTGCTCTGTCCCACGCGCGAACTCGCCGTGCAGGTGGCGGAGGAGATGGGCCACCTCGCGCAATTCAAGCGTGGCATCATGGGCGTGCCGATTTACGGCGGGCAAAGCTACGAGCGACAATATCGAGCGCTCGCGGCCGGCAGCCAGGTGGTGATCGGCACGCCGGGTCGCGTGATGGATCACATGGAGCGCGGCACGCTGAAGCTGGGCGCGCTCAAGCTGGTGGTGCTCGACGAGGCCGACCGGATGCTCGACATGGGTTTCCGCGAGGACATCGAGAAAATCCTCTCCGCCGTGCCCGTGCCGCGACAGCTGCTGTTCTTTTCCGCGACGATGCCGCGCCCGATCCAGGAGCTGATCAAGCGCACCGCGCGCGACCCGGCATGGATCAAGATCGAGGCGGTGGCACAGAACGCGCCGCAGGTGGAGCAGATCTATTTCGAGGTGGATCGCCGTTCGAAGCTCGAGGCGCTGACACGGCTCATCGACGTGCACGATTTCCGCTATGGCATCGTCTTCTGCAGCACGAAGGTGATGGTCGACGATCTCGACGAGCATCTGCATGCGCGCGGATACGCGGTCGACCGGTTGCACGGTGACCTGTCGCAAACCCAACGCGATCGGGTGATGGATAAATTCCGCCGGCGCGGCTTCGAGTTCCTGATCGCCACCGACGTCGCGGCGCGCGGGCTCGACGTCGACGATCTCGAGGTGGTGTTCAACTACGACCTGCCGAACGACGCGGAAGACTACACGCACCGGATCGGCCGGACCGGACGGGCGGGCAAGTCCGGGCGCGCGTTCACCTTCGTGTCGGGGCAGGAGATCTACAAACTGCAGGCGATGGTCCGCTGGGCGAAGCTCGATCTCCGGCGCGGCCGGCTGCCCTCGCTCGACGAAGTCGAGGAGGCGCGCACCAACGTGTTCTTCGAAAAAATCCGGGCGGCGCTCGAGGCGAAGGAGTTCAAGCCGCATGACCGGATGATCGACCGGTTGCTCGACCAGGGGTATGCGAGCACCGACATCTGCTCGGCGCTGATTCATCTGCTGCAGGGTGGGAGCACGGGGACGCCGGCGGCTGTTCACGAAAGCGCGAAAGCTTCCGCGGCGGCGCCGGACTGGGCCCGAAGGAAATCTGCGCCGGAGAGCCGGACGGCGTTCCCATCCGAAGCGGGCGAGATCCGGCCTTCGCCCAAGGCTTCCTCCTTCGCCAAGCCCACGCCGGACAAGACAGCGGACGGGCTGCCCGCGCTCGCGGGGCGCAAAAAGCAAAAATACGCGCGACCGCCGCGGACCGGGGCGGAGCCCGGCATGTCGCCGGTGGTTCTCAACGTGGGGCGCGAGCATCAGGTCACGCCGGCGGACATCGTCGGCAAGATCGCGGGGGTGACGCGCCTCGCGGCGAGCATCGTGGGCGCGATCGACATTCACGAGCGGCACACGCTGGTGGACGTGGCGGAGAACGCCGTGCCGGTCGTGATCAAGAAGCTCGCCGGGATCCGGCTCAAGGGCGTGGCGCTTGCGCCGGTGCTGCCGACGACGACGGGCCCGACGTGA
- a CDS encoding class I SAM-dependent methyltransferase produces MTREELQQQVEAIRWFHQIPLGQGVITPGVDDTRAKLRRLRLPDSFAGQTVLDIGAWDGFFSFEAERRGAARVLATDSFSWSGAGWGRKAGFELARRVLNSRVEDRELDVLAISPETIGTFDVVFFLGVLYHMRHPLLALEKVASVTKRQLILETRVDLLGCRAPAMAFYVGDELNADATNWWAPNVAGLRDMLHAVGFKTVRVVARPPSWFTRLRRAVQHGRFSWRHFQRGRVAVHAWKE; encoded by the coding sequence ATGACTCGCGAGGAGCTGCAGCAGCAGGTTGAGGCGATCCGTTGGTTTCACCAGATCCCCCTCGGGCAGGGAGTGATCACGCCCGGCGTCGACGACACGCGGGCGAAACTGCGACGGCTCCGCCTGCCGGACAGTTTCGCCGGGCAGACGGTGCTCGATATCGGGGCGTGGGATGGGTTCTTCTCCTTCGAAGCGGAGCGCCGTGGCGCCGCGCGCGTGCTGGCGACCGACTCGTTCTCGTGGAGCGGCGCCGGCTGGGGCCGCAAGGCGGGCTTCGAGCTGGCGCGGCGCGTGTTGAACTCACGCGTCGAGGATCGCGAACTCGACGTGCTCGCGATTTCGCCGGAGACGATCGGGACCTTCGACGTGGTTTTCTTCCTCGGCGTGCTCTACCACATGCGTCATCCGCTGCTGGCGCTGGAGAAGGTGGCGAGTGTGACGAAGCGGCAGCTGATTCTCGAGACGCGCGTGGACCTGCTCGGCTGCCGCGCGCCGGCGATGGCGTTCTATGTCGGCGACGAACTAAACGCCGATGCGACCAACTGGTGGGCGCCGAATGTCGCCGGGCTGCGGGACATGTTGCACGCGGTGGGTTTCAAGACGGTGAGGGTCGTCGCGCGGCCGCCCTCCTGGTTCACGCGCCTGCGCCGGGCCGTGCAGCACGGGCGGTTTTCGTGGCGGCATTTCCAGCGGGGTCGCGTGGCGGTGCACGCTTGGAAGGAGTGA